In Marmota flaviventris isolate mMarFla1 chromosome 17, mMarFla1.hap1, whole genome shotgun sequence, a single genomic region encodes these proteins:
- the Tex19 gene encoding testis-expressed protein 19, with protein MCPPVSVRQGREGMSCLYASWLYQIQHGDELSVCFACFKVAFLDLKDMLESEDWEDEDWDPETAELLEAGPEQEGSPGQPGQGGAEPWGPGALASPPAGSEEVGLDPLFVPTELGPQNAVPLGLGPEDADWTQALPWRFEGLPPCSHWPRPPSPWQNFLGADLPPGEPMVLELGTSRPVEPEAAEAWLLGLQVVSMVGCQDAVYLRKMVPGWALQTPGQRWKLLLEPGEVWVVRLQNPSQQQDLHRWELSVLERAGPGAELVPADCALQKRGFTIVSYSPCSQREAEEGASASKPRSCPQGQDASTAEPWSGVPERPGESLAVVGASVLGELPCFQPFRPGPQN; from the coding sequence ATGTGCCCCCCGGTCAGCGTGCGCCAAGGGAGGGAGGGCATGTCCTGCCTCTACGCATCCTGGCTGTACCAGATACAGCATGGAGACGAGCTGAGCGTCTGCTTTGCCTGCTTCAAGGTCGCCTTCCTGGACCTCAAAGACATGCTGGAGTCGGAAGACTGGGAAGATGAGGACTGGGACCCCGAGACTGCGGAGCTCCTGGAGGCAGGGCCTGAGCAGGAGGGGTCCCCGGGGCAGCCTGGGCAGGGGGGCGCCGAGCCCTGGGGGCCTGGGGCCCTGGCGTCACCACCAGCGGGGTCAGAAGAGGTGGGCCTGGACCCCCTGTTTGTGCCCACCGAGCTGGGGCCCCAGAACGCGGTGCCCCTGGGCCTGGGCCCCGAGGACGCCGACTggacccaggccctgccctggagGTTCGAGGGGCTGCCCCCATGCTCACACTGGCCACGCCCCCCTTCTCCGTGGCAGAACTTCCTGGGTGCAGACCTGCCCCCCGGGGAGCCCATGGTGCTGGAGCTGGGTACCAGCCGGCCCGTGGAGCCCGAGGCGGCcgaggcctggctcctgggcctgcAGGTGGTGTCCATGGTGGGCTGCCAGGATGCTGTCTACCTTCGGAAGATGGTTCCGGGCTGGGCCCTGCAGACCCCGGGCCAGCGCTGGAAACTGCTGCTGGAGCCCGGGGAGGTGTGGGTGGTGAGGCTCCAGAACCCGTCCCAGCAGCAGGACCTGCACCGCTGGGAGCTGAGTGTCCTGGAGAGGGCGGGGCCAGGCGCGGAGCTGGTGCCCGCAGACTGTGCCCTGCAGAAGAGGGGCTTCACCATCGTCTCCTACTCACCCTGCAGCCAGAGGGAGGCGGAGGAGGGGGCCTCGGCCTCGAAGCCACGGTCCTGCCCCCAAGGACAGGACGCCAGCACTGCCGAGCCCTGGAGCGGCGTGCCCGAGAGGCCCGGGGAGAGCCTGGCTGTGGTGGGAGCCTCTGTCCTGGGGGAGCTGCCCTGCTTCCAGCCCTTCAGGCCTGGGCCCCAGAACTGA